The following coding sequences lie in one Pseudomonas sp. B33.4 genomic window:
- a CDS encoding MFS transporter produces the protein MPLALLALAVAAFGIGTTEFVIMGLLPDVARDLAVSIPEAGLLITGYALGVVFGAPILAIGTANMPRKATLLGMTLMFILGNILCALAPNYATLMAARVVTALCHGAFFGIGSVVAAGLVAPNKRAQAIAMMFTGLTLANVLGVPLGTALGQYAGWRSTFWAVSVIGVIAALAQWLWLPKHIPMDKANLASEFKVLGKINVLLALGMSVLASTSLFSVFTYIAPILQDITGVSPHGVTVMLLLFGVGLTGGSMLGGRLADSRLLPSLVGVALAVVVILAAFSQTSRSVVPAAITLVLWGIFAFALCPILQLLIIDQAHEAPNLGSTLNQSAFNLGNAAGAWIGGLVVASGADLADLPWTGALVGVLTVLTALFFIYLQRRSAAAVNVSG, from the coding sequence ATGCCACTCGCCTTGCTTGCCCTCGCTGTTGCCGCATTCGGCATCGGCACAACCGAATTCGTCATCATGGGCCTGCTGCCCGATGTTGCCCGCGACCTTGCCGTGAGCATTCCCGAGGCTGGTCTATTGATCACCGGCTACGCGCTGGGCGTGGTGTTCGGCGCGCCGATTCTGGCGATCGGCACCGCCAACATGCCACGCAAAGCGACACTGCTGGGCATGACGCTGATGTTCATCCTCGGCAACATTCTTTGCGCCCTCGCCCCCAACTACGCAACGCTGATGGCCGCGCGAGTGGTCACGGCGCTGTGCCATGGCGCGTTTTTCGGCATCGGTTCGGTGGTCGCCGCCGGGCTGGTGGCACCGAACAAACGAGCCCAGGCGATTGCGATGATGTTCACCGGCCTGACTTTGGCCAACGTCCTCGGCGTGCCGCTGGGCACTGCGCTGGGTCAGTATGCCGGCTGGCGTTCGACCTTTTGGGCGGTTTCGGTAATCGGTGTGATCGCAGCTCTGGCGCAGTGGTTGTGGCTGCCGAAACACATCCCGATGGACAAGGCCAACCTCGCCAGCGAATTCAAGGTACTGGGCAAGATCAACGTGTTGCTGGCGCTGGGCATGAGCGTGCTGGCTTCGACCAGCCTGTTCAGCGTGTTCACCTACATCGCGCCGATCCTGCAGGACATCACCGGCGTCAGTCCGCATGGCGTGACGGTGATGTTGCTGTTGTTCGGCGTCGGTCTGACCGGCGGCAGCATGCTCGGCGGACGCTTGGCCGATAGCCGTTTGTTGCCTTCGCTGGTGGGTGTTGCCCTGGCGGTGGTGGTGATTCTGGCGGCGTTCAGCCAGACCAGCCGTTCGGTGGTACCGGCAGCGATCACGCTGGTGCTGTGGGGGATTTTTGCTTTTGCGCTGTGCCCGATCCTGCAACTTTTGATTATCGATCAGGCCCATGAAGCACCGAATCTGGGGTCGACGCTGAACCAGAGCGCCTTCAATCTCGGTAACGCGGCCGGTGCGTGGATTGGTGGACTGGTGGTTGCCAGTGGCGCGGATCTGGCGGACTTGCCTTGGACTGGTGCGCTGGTCGGTGTGTTGACGGTGCTGACGGCGTTGTTTTTCATCTATCTGCAACGTCGCAGCGCTGCTGCGGTCAATGTGTCCGGCTAG
- a CDS encoding acyl-CoA thioesterase, which yields MNFHTRKWVKPEDLNPNGTLFGGSLLRWIDEEAAIYAIVQLGNQRVVTKYISEINFVSASRQGDIIELGITATEFGRTSITLTCEVRNKITRKSILTVEKMVFVNLGEDGLPAPHGRTEIKYVKDQFQEDELVTK from the coding sequence ATGAATTTCCACACCCGCAAATGGGTAAAACCCGAAGACCTCAACCCCAACGGCACCCTGTTCGGCGGCAGCCTGCTGCGCTGGATCGACGAAGAAGCGGCGATTTACGCCATCGTCCAGTTGGGCAATCAGCGCGTGGTGACCAAGTACATTTCCGAAATCAACTTCGTCAGCGCCTCGCGCCAGGGCGACATCATCGAACTGGGCATCACCGCCACCGAGTTCGGCCGCACCTCGATCACCCTGACCTGCGAAGTGCGCAACAAGATCACTCGCAAAAGCATTCTGACGGTTGAGAAAATGGTGTTTGTGAACCTCGGCGAAGACGGCTTGCCGGCGCCGCACGGCCGCACTGAAATCAAATACGTCAAAGACCAGTTTCAGGAAGATGAATTAGTTACCAAGTGA
- a CDS encoding formate/nitrite transporter family protein, whose product MTTPTDGKTPDLSAKEQHEVEKSQPPRAAVLHEIIRSQGDQELERSIAALWWSALAAGLTMGLSLMGMGLLNSRLPEGDEFKVIASFGYCAGFLAVILARQQLFTENTLTAVLPVMTKPTMRNFGRLIRLWTVVLVGNLCGTILVAYVMLELPIFDTKTDHAFLEIGRKVMENHASQMFAKGIVSGWMIATMVWMIPSMESAKMWIIILITYFMALGDFTHIVVGSAEVSYLVFAGELPWSDFWMVFAGPTLAGNIIGGSFIFALISHAQIRSESGKPKSSGPDEDQGESKKDSER is encoded by the coding sequence ATGACCACCCCCACCGACGGCAAAACCCCCGACCTCTCGGCCAAAGAACAGCACGAAGTCGAGAAAAGCCAGCCGCCCCGCGCGGCCGTCCTGCATGAAATCATCCGCTCTCAAGGCGATCAGGAACTGGAGCGCAGCATCGCCGCACTCTGGTGGTCGGCGCTGGCGGCCGGGTTGACCATGGGCCTGTCATTGATGGGCATGGGTTTACTCAATTCACGCCTGCCCGAGGGCGACGAATTCAAGGTGATCGCCAGTTTCGGCTACTGCGCAGGCTTTCTTGCGGTGATCCTCGCACGCCAGCAGTTGTTCACCGAAAACACGCTGACCGCCGTGCTGCCGGTCATGACCAAACCAACGATGCGGAATTTCGGCCGCCTGATCCGCCTGTGGACCGTGGTGTTGGTCGGCAACCTGTGTGGCACGATTCTGGTGGCGTACGTGATGCTCGAGTTGCCGATATTCGACACCAAGACTGACCACGCCTTCCTCGAGATCGGCCGCAAGGTCATGGAAAACCATGCCAGCCAGATGTTCGCCAAGGGCATCGTTTCCGGCTGGATGATCGCCACCATGGTCTGGATGATCCCTTCCATGGAGAGCGCGAAGATGTGGATCATCATCCTCATCACCTATTTCATGGCACTCGGCGATTTCACTCACATTGTGGTGGGTTCGGCGGAAGTGTCGTATCTGGTGTTCGCCGGCGAACTGCCGTGGAGTGATTTCTGGATGGTCTTCGCCGGCCCCACGCTGGCCGGGAATATCATTGGCGGTAGTTTTATCTTTGCGCTGATCAGCCACGCGCAGATTCGCAGTGAAAGCGGGAAGCCGAAATCCAGCGGCCCTGATGAGGATCAAGGCGAGTCGAAGAAGGATTCAGAACGTTGA
- a CDS encoding amidase produces MHNFNQADATAIAERVRSQAVSPETVAEHFLDCVDAHEQDIKAFVSFDPDAVRSQARHLKNSGAKGLLAGVPVGVKDIYDSADHPTRFYSPIYEDNRPSRDAHVVTLLRQAGAVIMGKTHTTEFAYMHTGPTRNPHHLDRTPGSSSAGSAAGMAAGFFPLALGTQTAGSLIKPASYCGLYAFKPSYGLVSLEGVKPLAPSFDTVGWYGRSVRDLELMAQVLISGLPPLAHEQSVCTFGFCRTARWDQVDEEVAAALEAAVEDLRSAGHQVSEVVLPEAFASVFDDHLLINDCEGARSLAKELQAHPDQLSEELLAMIERARLTTWAQESAAKKRLATLAAVLEPIFQPFDALLGASCGIVAPLGLGATGPSDFSKLWMAFGLPQINLPLVRKTGALPIGLQMIGAFRADSDLLHAAGQVEAVLSTARQTAPQ; encoded by the coding sequence ATGCACAATTTTAATCAGGCAGACGCCACCGCCATTGCTGAGCGGGTTCGTTCGCAGGCCGTGAGCCCCGAGACCGTCGCCGAGCATTTCCTTGACTGTGTCGACGCGCATGAACAGGACATAAAAGCGTTTGTTTCGTTCGACCCGGACGCAGTTCGCAGCCAGGCCCGGCATCTGAAAAACAGCGGCGCAAAAGGCTTGCTGGCGGGTGTGCCCGTGGGCGTCAAAGACATCTATGACAGTGCGGATCATCCCACTCGTTTTTACTCGCCGATCTATGAGGATAACCGTCCTTCGCGTGACGCCCATGTCGTCACGCTTCTGCGCCAGGCCGGGGCGGTGATCATGGGCAAAACCCACACCACCGAATTCGCTTACATGCACACCGGGCCAACCCGCAATCCGCATCATCTCGACAGAACTCCGGGAAGTTCCAGTGCCGGCTCGGCAGCGGGGATGGCGGCCGGTTTTTTTCCGCTCGCATTGGGCACGCAGACCGCCGGGTCATTGATCAAGCCGGCCTCCTACTGCGGTCTGTACGCGTTCAAACCCTCGTACGGGCTGGTTTCACTGGAAGGGGTAAAGCCATTGGCGCCGAGTTTCGACACGGTGGGGTGGTATGGCCGCTCGGTGCGCGATCTGGAGCTGATGGCGCAAGTCTTGATCTCCGGTCTCCCGCCGCTTGCTCACGAACAGAGCGTTTGCACGTTCGGCTTCTGTCGTACGGCGCGTTGGGATCAGGTCGATGAAGAGGTGGCCGCAGCGCTGGAAGCTGCTGTTGAAGATTTGCGCTCGGCGGGTCATCAAGTGAGCGAGGTGGTGCTGCCTGAGGCGTTTGCGTCGGTATTCGATGATCATCTGTTGATCAACGATTGCGAGGGCGCCCGATCACTGGCCAAAGAGCTGCAAGCGCACCCTGACCAACTCAGTGAGGAATTGTTGGCCATGATCGAGCGCGCCCGTCTGACGACGTGGGCGCAAGAGTCAGCGGCGAAGAAGCGCTTGGCAACGTTAGCCGCTGTGCTGGAGCCGATATTCCAACCGTTTGACGCCTTGTTGGGTGCGAGCTGCGGCATCGTCGCGCCGTTGGGCCTTGGGGCGACCGGGCCTTCGGATTTCAGCAAGTTGTGGATGGCGTTTGGCTTGCCGCAAATCAACCTTCCGCTCGTCCGCAAAACCGGGGCGTTGCCCATTGGCCTGCAAATGATTGGCGCGTTCAGAGCCGACAGCGATCTGTTACACGCTGCCGGGCAGGTTGAGGCAGTGCTGAGCACTGCCCGCCAGACGGCGCCGCAGTGA
- a CDS encoding MAPEG family protein, whose product MTVALWCVLIAIFLPYVCTGVAKTVGGYRLSDNHDPRDFLESLNGVARRAHAAQLNSFEVMPAFAAAVIVAHLVGTAQLVTVNVLAVMFITSRLLYIICYLADWAILRSLVWFVGMGLIASFFFVSV is encoded by the coding sequence ATGACGGTGGCTCTGTGGTGTGTGTTGATTGCGATTTTTCTGCCGTATGTCTGCACTGGCGTGGCGAAAACCGTGGGCGGCTACCGGTTGAGTGACAACCACGATCCGCGCGACTTTCTTGAAAGTCTCAACGGTGTGGCCCGTCGGGCGCACGCGGCGCAGCTGAACAGCTTTGAGGTGATGCCGGCGTTTGCAGCGGCGGTGATCGTCGCGCACCTGGTGGGAACCGCGCAGTTGGTGACGGTCAATGTGCTGGCGGTGATGTTTATTACCAGTCGCCTGCTTTACATCATTTGCTACCTGGCGGACTGGGCGATCTTGCGGTCGCTGGTGTGGTTTGTCGGGATGGGGCTGATTGCTTCGTTCTTCTTTGTGTCGGTCTGA
- a CDS encoding LysR family transcriptional regulator, with protein sequence MDTRYLKSLITVVECGSIAHAARLEGLTAAAISQRILALERQLGFELLSRVGHAAKPSQACLDLLPRAKRIVREVALLAGDADVAGLTGQLRIGAISTVLTGLLPGTLRTLTELAPGLTPVIVPGTSRSLYQALLSGEVHAAILVMPPFELPKALQAVSLRKEPLVFLSKEKSALSIPAQLTSQPYIRYDPDAWGGRHAEQYLADHELTPTSLVDLDALETIAMLVTGGMGVSLVPYWSGFEQWGHQCAVSQIGSDRYDREIALISPAQTDRPNMISALCAALSTATPQRSESFFDSP encoded by the coding sequence ATGGACACGCGATATTTAAAGAGCCTGATCACCGTCGTCGAATGCGGCTCGATCGCCCATGCTGCGCGCCTTGAAGGACTGACGGCTGCTGCGATCAGTCAGCGCATTCTCGCGCTCGAACGGCAACTCGGCTTTGAGCTGTTGTCCCGTGTGGGCCATGCTGCCAAGCCGAGCCAGGCCTGCCTCGATTTACTGCCCCGGGCCAAACGCATCGTTCGCGAAGTGGCGTTACTGGCGGGAGATGCCGACGTCGCAGGGCTGACGGGACAGTTGCGCATAGGCGCGATTTCCACCGTTTTGACCGGGCTGTTGCCGGGAACACTGCGCACATTGACCGAGTTGGCGCCTGGGCTGACGCCAGTGATCGTTCCGGGAACATCGCGGTCGTTGTATCAGGCGCTGCTCTCAGGGGAAGTGCATGCGGCGATCCTCGTGATGCCGCCGTTCGAGTTGCCCAAAGCGCTGCAAGCGGTGTCCCTGCGCAAGGAGCCGCTGGTGTTTCTGTCAAAGGAAAAGTCCGCGCTGAGCATCCCCGCACAACTGACGAGCCAGCCCTACATCCGCTACGACCCGGACGCATGGGGCGGACGGCACGCCGAGCAGTATCTGGCGGACCATGAACTGACGCCCACGTCGCTGGTCGATCTGGATGCACTGGAAACCATTGCCATGCTCGTGACGGGCGGCATGGGCGTGAGCCTGGTGCCCTATTGGTCCGGTTTTGAGCAATGGGGCCATCAATGCGCGGTGAGCCAGATTGGCAGTGATCGCTATGACCGGGAGATTGCGCTGATCAGCCCGGCCCAGACCGATCGGCCAAACATGATCAGCGCATTGTGCGCGGCACTTTCAACGGCCACGCCTCAACGTTCTGAATCCTTCTTCGACTCGCCTTGA
- a CDS encoding murein transglycosylase A, with protein sequence MNSRLKAWRHPLLVTLPLLAILAGCTGGDTAKPKTHALATYSSATWEALPTVSDSDLVAGFGSWRSACTRLKADAVWGNTCAAAANVPQSADEIRAFLKQNLDVYGLRAENDNPNGLITGYYEPVYPGSLTPTDTANVPVYGVPEDMIIVSLDSIYPELKGKRLRGRLEGRVLKPYDDAATIESKGVKAPVVAYLTDPMNLQFLQIQGSGRIQTEDGKQLRIAYADQNGHPYRPIGRWLVEQGELKKEDVTMNAISNWAKANPSRIPELLGSNPSYVFFTRNPDSNEGPRGSLNVPLTAGYSAAVDRKVIPLGSLLWLSTTKPDGTALVRPVAAQDTGGAIAGEVRADLFWGTGEAAGQLAGDMKQQGQIWMLWPKGAALPQVPQVADTEKK encoded by the coding sequence ATGAACAGCCGTCTCAAGGCCTGGCGACACCCGCTGCTCGTCACGCTTCCACTGCTGGCGATCCTCGCCGGCTGCACCGGTGGCGATACTGCCAAGCCAAAAACCCACGCGCTGGCCACTTATTCCAGCGCCACATGGGAAGCCCTGCCGACAGTGTCCGACAGCGATCTGGTCGCTGGCTTCGGTTCGTGGCGCAGCGCATGCACCCGGCTCAAGGCTGATGCAGTCTGGGGCAACACCTGCGCCGCTGCAGCCAACGTGCCGCAAAGTGCTGACGAGATTCGCGCCTTCCTCAAACAAAATCTCGACGTCTACGGCCTGCGCGCTGAAAACGACAACCCCAACGGCTTGATCACCGGTTACTACGAACCGGTCTACCCCGGCAGTTTGACGCCGACCGACACGGCCAATGTGCCCGTGTATGGCGTGCCGGAAGACATGATCATCGTCTCGCTGGACAGCATTTATCCCGAACTCAAAGGCAAACGCCTGCGCGGTCGCCTTGAAGGTCGGGTACTCAAACCGTACGACGATGCCGCAACTATCGAATCGAAGGGAGTTAAAGCCCCAGTGGTGGCTTATCTGACCGACCCGATGAACCTGCAATTCCTGCAGATCCAGGGTTCCGGGCGGATTCAGACCGAGGACGGCAAACAGCTGCGCATCGCCTACGCCGATCAGAACGGGCACCCGTATCGCCCGATCGGCCGCTGGCTGGTCGAGCAGGGTGAGCTGAAGAAAGAAGACGTGACCATGAACGCGATCAGCAATTGGGCCAAGGCCAATCCGTCGCGCATCCCCGAACTGCTCGGCAGTAACCCGAGCTACGTGTTCTTCACCCGCAACCCGGACAGCAACGAAGGCCCGCGCGGCTCGTTGAATGTGCCGCTAACTGCCGGCTACAGCGCGGCGGTGGATCGCAAAGTGATTCCGTTGGGCAGTCTGTTGTGGCTATCAACCACTAAACCGGATGGCACTGCACTGGTGCGCCCGGTGGCGGCGCAGGATACCGGCGGCGCGATTGCCGGCGAGGTTCGCGCGGATCTGTTCTGGGGCACCGGTGAAGCGGCCGGGCAACTGGCCGGAGACATGAAACAGCAAGGGCAGATCTGGATGCTTTGGCCAAAAGGCGCGGCGTTGCCGCAAGTGCCGCAGGTGGCGGATACAGAGAAGAAGTAA
- a CDS encoding EamA family transporter, protein MLATGLVLVAALLHAAWNTLIKFSAERLLVVACMDTVALLVVAIALPFVNLPPVEIWPWILASAAFELLYRYLLIQAYRVGDLGLVYPLMRGLSPLVVLALTLIFAGEVLTTQQIFGIMLIPFGMACLLWQGGGGKHLPWSMLPVVALIGLCIGCYTYIDGQALRRWSHPLDYLVWVTLLSAWPFPLLAWVAKRPAFMQFWREQWKLGLAVGFCVLFSYALVLWAMQLGSIAEAAALREISVILVVLFGMRYLKEPFGRPRLLACGLVLIGMLVMKF, encoded by the coding sequence GTGCTGGCGACGGGGTTGGTATTGGTGGCGGCGCTGTTGCATGCGGCGTGGAATACGTTGATCAAGTTCAGTGCCGAACGATTGTTGGTGGTCGCGTGCATGGACACTGTGGCATTGCTGGTTGTCGCTATCGCATTGCCGTTCGTGAATCTGCCGCCGGTGGAAATCTGGCCGTGGATTTTGGCTTCAGCTGCGTTTGAACTGCTCTATCGCTATCTGTTGATTCAGGCATATCGGGTCGGCGATCTGGGCCTGGTGTATCCACTGATGCGCGGATTGTCGCCGTTAGTGGTGCTCGCACTGACTTTGATCTTCGCCGGTGAAGTACTCACCACGCAGCAGATCTTCGGGATCATGCTGATTCCGTTCGGCATGGCCTGTCTGCTTTGGCAGGGTGGCGGTGGCAAACACTTGCCTTGGTCGATGCTGCCAGTGGTGGCGCTCATCGGCCTGTGCATCGGCTGCTACACCTACATCGATGGCCAGGCGCTGAGGCGCTGGTCGCATCCGCTCGATTATCTGGTCTGGGTCACGCTGCTCAGTGCCTGGCCGTTCCCGTTGCTGGCATGGGTCGCCAAGCGTCCGGCGTTCATGCAGTTCTGGCGTGAGCAATGGAAGCTGGGGTTGGCCGTCGGGTTTTGTGTGTTGTTCAGCTATGCTCTGGTGCTATGGGCGATGCAGTTGGGCTCGATTGCCGAAGCGGCAGCGTTGCGCGAAATCAGCGTGATTCTGGTGGTGCTGTTCGGTATGCGCTACTTGAAAGAACCTTTCGGCCGACCGCGGCTCTTAGCCTGTGGGTTGGTGCTGATCGGCATGCTGGTGATGAAGTTCTGA
- a CDS encoding c-type cytochrome, with translation MTLKRISVVLLACLTLSACGGVDPNSPLGQRKAIFKQMLKTGEDLGGMLRGRIPFDGPKFAEGAVKLDALSHEPWKHFPQVREEDHTSAKDDVWKQQARFQEMARNLEAATGELVIASQVQPYKASNLGPAVQKVEDACSACHKQFRDH, from the coding sequence ATGACTCTTAAACGCATTTCTGTTGTATTGCTGGCCTGTCTGACCTTGTCCGCCTGTGGCGGTGTCGATCCGAATTCTCCGCTGGGCCAACGCAAAGCGATCTTCAAGCAAATGCTCAAAACCGGCGAAGACCTGGGCGGCATGTTGCGTGGGCGCATTCCGTTCGACGGGCCGAAGTTCGCCGAAGGCGCGGTCAAGCTCGATGCGTTGTCCCATGAACCGTGGAAGCATTTCCCGCAAGTTCGCGAGGAAGATCACACTAGCGCCAAGGACGATGTCTGGAAGCAGCAGGCCCGTTTTCAGGAAATGGCCCGCAACCTTGAAGCGGCCACCGGTGAATTGGTGATCGCCAGTCAGGTTCAGCCTTACAAGGCCAGCAATCTCGGGCCGGCAGTGCAGAAAGTGGAAGATGCCTGCAGCGCTTGCCATAAACAGTTTCGCGATCATTGA
- a CDS encoding DUF1090 domain-containing protein, which yields MKFLAPLAMLTLCGVMAAPVMADEDAPGLTGCAAKKQGIMNQIEQAKSRGNADQQAGLETALSEVTEHCTDAGLKKERENKVLEAKHEVSKRQADLDKAMKKGDPEKINKRKDKLAESRKELQDALDEIDK from the coding sequence ATGAAATTTCTTGCACCGCTCGCCATGCTGACCCTTTGCGGCGTGATGGCCGCCCCCGTAATGGCCGACGAAGATGCTCCGGGCCTGACCGGCTGCGCTGCGAAAAAGCAGGGCATCATGAACCAGATCGAACAGGCCAAGTCGCGCGGCAATGCCGACCAGCAGGCGGGTCTGGAAACGGCTCTGAGTGAAGTGACTGAGCACTGCACCGACGCCGGCCTGAAGAAAGAACGCGAAAACAAGGTGCTTGAAGCCAAGCACGAAGTGAGCAAGCGTCAGGCTGATCTCGACAAGGCGATGAAAAAAGGCGACCCGGAGAAGATCAACAAGCGCAAAGACAAACTCGCCGAGTCGCGTAAGGAATTGCAGGACGCGCTGGACGAAATCGATAAGTAA
- a CDS encoding sodium:proton antiporter, whose amino-acid sequence MLELVAAFICLTTLLTFVNFRFIGLPPTIGVMVTALMFSLLLQGLSVLGYPGLEERVQQLIGQIDFGDLLMNWMLSFLLFAGALHVNLNDLRSYRWPIGLLATFGVLIATTVIGSLAYYIFALFGWHVSFLYCLLFGALISPTDPIAVLGVLRTANASKPLKTTIVGESLFNDGTAVVVFTVLLGIAQLGETPTISATAMLFVHEAIGGVLFGGLIGYLVYRMIKSIEQHQITVMLTLALVIGGSAMATEIHVSAPIAMVVAGLIIGNVGRNLAMNEMTRRYLDGFWELLDDMLNALLFALIGMELLLLPFNWLHMAAAGLLAVAILLSRLLTVAPAIVLLRRWRTVPAGTIRILTWGGLRGGVSVALALALPLGPERDLLLSITYIVVLSSILLQGLTIGKLVKHATRHEPKAATESAH is encoded by the coding sequence ATGCTTGAACTTGTCGCCGCTTTCATCTGCCTCACCACCCTCCTCACCTTCGTCAACTTCCGCTTCATCGGCCTGCCGCCGACCATCGGCGTGATGGTTACCGCGTTGATGTTTTCCCTGCTGCTGCAAGGCCTGAGCGTACTCGGCTACCCCGGCCTCGAAGAACGCGTACAGCAACTGATCGGCCAGATCGACTTCGGCGATCTGCTGATGAACTGGATGCTGTCGTTCCTGCTGTTCGCCGGCGCCCTGCACGTCAACCTCAACGACCTGCGCAGCTATCGCTGGCCCATCGGACTGTTGGCAACCTTCGGTGTGTTGATCGCCACTACCGTGATCGGCAGCCTCGCCTATTACATCTTTGCCCTGTTCGGCTGGCACGTAAGCTTCCTTTACTGCCTGTTGTTCGGCGCACTGATTTCGCCAACTGACCCGATCGCCGTGCTTGGTGTGCTGCGTACCGCCAATGCCTCGAAACCGTTGAAAACCACCATCGTCGGCGAATCGCTGTTCAACGACGGCACCGCCGTAGTGGTGTTCACCGTTTTGCTCGGTATCGCCCAGCTCGGCGAAACCCCGACCATCAGTGCCACCGCGATGCTATTCGTTCACGAAGCGATTGGCGGTGTGCTGTTTGGCGGGCTGATCGGTTACCTGGTCTATCGGATGATCAAGAGCATCGAGCAGCACCAGATCACCGTGATGCTGACCCTGGCGCTGGTCATTGGCGGTTCGGCGATGGCCACCGAGATTCATGTGTCAGCACCGATTGCGATGGTGGTTGCTGGTCTGATCATCGGTAACGTCGGGCGCAATCTGGCGATGAATGAGATGACTCGCCGTTATCTCGACGGTTTTTGGGAGTTGCTCGACGACATGCTTAACGCGCTGCTGTTCGCGCTGATCGGCATGGAGCTGTTGCTGCTGCCGTTCAACTGGCTGCACATGGCCGCGGCAGGTTTGCTGGCGGTGGCGATTCTGTTGTCGCGCCTGCTCACCGTGGCCCCGGCGATTGTGCTGCTACGGCGCTGGCGCACAGTGCCCGCCGGCACCATTCGCATTCTGACCTGGGGTGGTTTGCGCGGCGGTGTTTCGGTGGCACTGGCGCTGGCCCTGCCGCTGGGCCCGGAGCGTGACCTGCTGCTGAGCATCACCTACATCGTGGTGCTGTCATCGATCCTGTTGCAGGGCCTGACCATCGGCAAACTGGTCAAGCATGCAACGCGCCATGAGCCGAAAGCTGCGACTGAATCTGCGCACTGA
- a CDS encoding VOC family protein, whose translation MQSIFHLAMHVRDLQASRDFYGGLLGCKEGRSTDTWVDFDFFGHQLSLHLGEPFAVSNTGKVGEHDVPMPHLGVILEMSDWVALKERLIEGGVQFVLRPHIRFPGEPGEQATMFFRDPAANPIEIKGFTDLQAVYAQF comes from the coding sequence ATGCAGTCGATTTTTCATCTCGCTATGCACGTCCGTGACTTGCAGGCTTCCCGCGATTTTTATGGAGGTTTGCTGGGGTGTAAAGAAGGTCGCAGTACCGACACGTGGGTCGATTTCGATTTTTTCGGCCATCAATTGTCGTTGCACTTGGGCGAACCCTTTGCGGTCAGCAATACCGGGAAAGTCGGCGAGCATGACGTGCCGATGCCCCATCTCGGCGTGATCCTCGAGATGTCGGACTGGGTCGCGTTAAAGGAGCGCTTGATCGAAGGCGGAGTGCAATTTGTGCTTCGTCCACACATTCGTTTTCCCGGAGAGCCCGGTGAGCAGGCAACCATGTTCTTTCGCGATCCTGCCGCAAACCCCATCGAGATAAAGGGCTTCACTGACTTGCAGGCAGTTTATGCACAATTTTAA